Proteins found in one Nitrospirae bacterium CG2_30_53_67 genomic segment:
- a CDS encoding very short patch repair endonuclease: MAQVKSVGNRSTEQILVAVLRKSKIVGWRRRYPIFGKPDFAFPRRKVAVFVDGCFWHGHPRKCRVPQTNREYWLKKINHNIVRDKLVTRTLKDEGWKVVRIWEDMVAKPSTVTRLRKAMGGYEE; this comes from the coding sequence ATGGCGCAGGTCAAATCCGTCGGAAACAGATCAACGGAACAGATATTGGTCGCCGTTCTTCGCAAATCTAAAATCGTAGGCTGGCGCAGGCGCTACCCTATTTTTGGCAAACCCGATTTTGCGTTTCCACGCAGGAAAGTTGCTGTATTCGTCGATGGGTGTTTCTGGCATGGGCATCCACGAAAATGCCGGGTGCCGCAAACTAACCGTGAATATTGGCTGAAAAAGATAAACCACAATATAGTGCGCGACAAGCTTGTAACTCGCACGCTCAAAGATGAAGGCTGGAAAGTAGTCAGAATATGGGAAGATATGGTAGCAAAGCCATCAACTGTAACACGGTTACGGAAAGCGATGGGCGGATATGAAGAATGA
- a CDS encoding DNA (cytosine-5-)-methyltransferase translates to MKNEKTVAEFFAGIGLMRLGLEQAGWDVVWANDIDEDKMRMYRGHFTDDVAHFHLGDVHELTPVKIPSVALATASFPCNDLSLAGARRGLAGQHSGAFWGFVDALKGMRNRRPPLVMLENVAGFLTSHDGNDFRDACLALNELGYAVDAFIIDAALFVPQSRQRLFLIGKRGKRKADRISETPSFYQSQCRPHALADFILWNPDIRWSLRSLPPIVAAKTTLRDIVERLPTNSVYWWSKERAEYLLNQMSEKHRSIADKMIAGKDLSCGTVFRRVRYGKSMAELRTDGVAGCLRTPRGGSGRQILFVAGKGRYAVRLLTPRECARLMGANDFKITVPLNQALFGFGDAVCVPVIKWIAENYLTPEWKELHAIEIEQERYAATAI, encoded by the coding sequence ATGAAGAATGAAAAAACAGTTGCAGAGTTTTTCGCTGGAATAGGACTCATGCGATTAGGTCTTGAGCAAGCCGGCTGGGATGTTGTCTGGGCGAATGACATCGACGAAGATAAGATGAGGATGTATCGCGGCCATTTTACCGACGATGTTGCTCATTTTCATCTTGGCGATGTTCATGAATTGACCCCTGTCAAAATTCCAAGCGTAGCGCTGGCAACAGCGTCTTTCCCCTGCAATGACCTCTCGTTGGCAGGCGCGCGACGTGGACTGGCGGGTCAACACTCCGGCGCATTTTGGGGTTTCGTGGATGCCCTTAAAGGAATGCGGAACCGGCGTCCGCCGCTCGTCATGCTGGAGAATGTCGCTGGCTTCCTGACTTCCCACGATGGAAACGATTTCAGAGACGCTTGCCTTGCGCTGAATGAATTGGGATACGCGGTTGACGCCTTTATTATTGACGCCGCTTTATTCGTGCCGCAAAGTAGACAACGCCTTTTTCTTATCGGAAAGCGCGGGAAACGCAAGGCTGACCGTATCTCTGAAACGCCTTCGTTCTATCAATCCCAATGTCGGCCCCACGCTCTCGCGGACTTTATCTTATGGAATCCCGATATTCGATGGTCTTTACGAAGTCTTCCACCCATCGTGGCCGCTAAAACAACCTTACGAGATATTGTCGAGCGTTTACCCACCAACTCTGTCTATTGGTGGAGTAAGGAAAGAGCTGAATATCTTCTCAACCAGATGAGTGAAAAACATCGCTCTATCGCTGATAAGATGATTGCAGGAAAGGACCTCTCCTGTGGGACGGTCTTTCGACGTGTGCGTTATGGAAAATCAATGGCAGAGTTAAGAACGGACGGTGTCGCGGGCTGTCTTCGCACGCCGAGAGGCGGAAGCGGCCGCCAGATTTTATTTGTAGCGGGCAAAGGACGCTATGCGGTCCGCCTTCTCACACCCAGGGAATGCGCGCGTCTAATGGGGGCGAACGATTTCAAAATAACAGTTCCGTTAAACCAAGCACTATTTGGCTTCGGTGACGCTGTCTGCGTTCCTGTCATTAAATGGATTGCGGAGAATTATTTGACACCGGAATGGAAGGAGCTACACGCCATTGAAATCGAGCAAGAGCGGTACGCCGCAACCGCAATTTGA